One Temnothorax longispinosus isolate EJ_2023e chromosome 8, Tlon_JGU_v1, whole genome shotgun sequence genomic region harbors:
- the LOC139817438 gene encoding uncharacterized protein: protein MGSNGNDGGKPRETVTLALKKERFEVDKQKLIDKSQYFAALLSANYLEYGQTDHVINYDISLILLQDFIDWIHHDNIVFTSATSYDFEELDRLLILLELSVLFAADKLIEDITDRLERHFMSPKYAIDIWLLAQEMNINVLRDLSLAVCLDRFDELPLDSICELSKKHFIRLIGNINLRATESYLLDITREWMNHHHDFTIPLYILKKKKQKILQGVISWEYKNGKQYIHCWDGNDFFELTSFEYPADIVEYCCITGRSLEGMQITAKRYNLYLCGGEYGIGSGKFNKNVWRYSLISKKWILETVMPVERRHMITVFLKDKLYLVGGVGRYRQKLQTIDIYDIYTGVWTSSGAKISLQFTSVPDYFIFNDKLIIYQYLPTYYIYFPDLDVWETKFWRNFIPDKPILTLEPMSCYIDFVDRDEMVLKAIAETCNVKGCNDIIKTYYEITHKRKKERDIYKEHTLFYLLPVKCDESSIVLTPFFHEYIEPPDVLLCTGFKRDDLRKLHLHNIPIQEPRKFRSLFLTKKNSYRRFFNLFHPAHLHTTNLDHI, encoded by the exons TGACGGCGGAAAACCGCGCGAAACAGTTACATTGGCTCTCAAAAAGGAACGATTCGAGGTTGACAAGCAAAAATTGATCGACAAGAGTCAGTATTTTGCTGCGCTTTTGTCCGCGAACTATCTAGAATATGGCCAGACGGATCACGTTATCAACTACGATAtttccctgattttgttgcag gaTTTTATTGATTGGATTCATCATGACAATATCGTATTTACATCTGCGACAAGTTATGATTTCGAAGAGCTCGATCGTCTCTTGATCCTATTGGAGTTAAGCGTTCTATTTGCAgcagataaattaatagaagataTAACCGACAGGCTTGAGAGACACTTTATGTCACCAAAATATGCAATTGACATTTGGTTATTGGCTCaagaaatgaatattaatgtgCTACGAGATCTTTCTTTGGCTGTTTGCTTAGATCGTTTCGATGAACTGCCACTCGATTCAATTTGTGAGTTGTCgaaaaagcattttataaGGTTAATTGGAAACATCAATTTAAGAGCTACAGAATCTTATTTGCTTGATATTACACGCGAGTGGATGAACCATCATCAT gATTTTACAATTCCTTTATATAtcttgaagaagaaaaaacaaaaaattttgcaggGTGTTATATCTTgggaatataaaaatggtaAACAATATATTCATTGCTGGGATGGTAATGATTTTTTTGAGCTGACTTCATTCGAATATCCTGCAGATATTGTCGAGTATTGTTGCATTACTGGTAGATCACTCGAAGGAATGCAGATCACTGCCAAAA gatacaatttatatctttgtggTGGAGAATATGGTATTGGTTCAGGAAagtttaacaaaaatgtatgGCGTTATTCTTTGATATCTAAGAAATGGATTCTTGAGACAGT tatgccAGTTGAGAGAAGACATATGATTACCGTGTTTTTAAAAGACAAATTATATCTTGTGGGCGGTGTGGGACGGTATCGACAAAAACTGCAGACTATTGATATCTACGATATTTATACag GTGTGTGGACATCATCAGGTGCGAAGATATCTTTGCAGTTTACCAGTGTTCCTGactatttcatttttaatgataaattaattatatatcagtATCTGCCTACTTACTATATCTATTTTCCTGATTTGGATGTATGGGAAACGAAATTTTGGCGTAATTTTATCCCTGACAAACCAATACTCACCCTTGAACCTATGTCATGTTACATtg ATTTTGTTGATCGAGATGAAATGGTTTTAAAAGCTATCGCAGAGACATGCAACGTGAAAGGttgtaatgatataataaagacCTATTATGAAATAACCCATAAAAGGAAGAAGGAGAgggatatatataaagaacatacattattttacttattgcCTGTAAAGTGCGATGAAAGTTCCATCGTATTAACTCCATTCTTTCACGAGTATATAGAACCACCAGATGTACTATTGTGTACAGGTTTTAAGAGAGACGATTTAAGGAAGTTACACTTGCATAATATTCCTATTCAAGAACCACGAAAGTTCCGTTCCTTGTTCCTTACCAAGAAGAACTCATATAGGAGGTTTTTTAATCTGTTTCATCCAGCTCACTTGCACACGACAAACTTGGATCATATTTGA